One part of the Chryseobacterium sp. 7 genome encodes these proteins:
- the ccsA gene encoding cytochrome c biogenesis protein CcsA — protein MKKLQDILISTRTMAVLLLVYAFAMAYATFLENDYGTPTAKALIYEAKWFELIMVLLILNFIGNIGRYRLWKKDKWPVLVFHLAFVFIFIGGAITRYISFEGTMHIREGETSNEIVTDKNFFKIQVEEKGDVLNYQDVPYLMSPLHKDFKATYDFHGKEVKVFAKEYIQRKKDSLVAEPNGAEYLHLVSTGNTGRQNIYIKPGETKSINGTLVTFNRAIEGAVEFKNEGGKLFIKTPVDANYMTMATQATGTTVKDEFQPLALRSLYTINELKLVVPEGLKKGRLMAIEGDRKKDANVPDMLQIELQGPKTKQLVDLSVEKGNPNAYKQVTMDGLNIMVGFGPKVYNTPFALKLDDFVMETYPGSSSPSAYESHVKIIDEGKETPYKIYMNHVLNHKGYRFFQSSFDPDRMGTVLSVNHDYWGTLISYIGYTLLFLGMFVIFFWKGTHFWKLNKMLADVNKKKAAGILLLFLSLGLNAQKIETHGTTDGSREHIHVEGDNHSHAPAPSAQPLDGAAPKQNSLATPMGKMRSISPDEIIARNKISKEHADKFGYLLVQSFEGRIIPINTEALDVLRKLYKKDEFKGTDGKSLTANQWFLSINTDTPSWTMVPMIKVGPKGGDELKNKTKADEDGYTSLMNLFPADANGNLTYILEHDYNTAFRKKPAEQTNYDKEVIAVNERVQIFNEFFSGQFMRIVPVKNDANHTWNSWLDQKFEPDMESQQVMGPYLAEALTAQKTGDWSKADTELAKLSEYQQKWGKAVVPAKSKVDLEVFMNKADINFKLLIFYTLVGGLLLILGFVELFKSNKVLNKVIKVIIAFGLVGYLLHFLGLVARWYISGHAPWSNGYEAIIFISWVGITAGLILYRNANALIPAAGFMVAVIMMGFAHGGSALDPQITPLVPVLKSYWLIVHVAIITSSYGFFALSMIIAVISLVFYIISNKETYKIHHDTTLKELVIVSEMSLTIGLFALTVGNFLGGIWANESWGRYWSWDPKETWAFISIMVYAFVLHMRLVPGLRSRWAFHVATMFAFCSMVMTYFGVNYYLSGLHSYAAGDPVPVPAWVYIGISTMIILSAVSYWKFKTLTKK, from the coding sequence ATGAAGAAGCTCCAAGATATTCTTATCTCAACCAGGACAATGGCTGTATTGCTGCTGGTTTATGCATTCGCGATGGCTTATGCAACGTTCTTAGAAAACGACTACGGAACTCCTACAGCAAAAGCGTTAATTTATGAGGCCAAATGGTTCGAACTGATCATGGTCCTGCTTATTCTTAACTTCATAGGAAATATCGGAAGATACAGGCTATGGAAAAAAGACAAGTGGCCGGTTCTTGTTTTCCACCTTGCCTTTGTTTTTATTTTTATCGGTGGTGCTATCACAAGATACATCAGTTTCGAAGGAACCATGCATATCAGAGAAGGTGAAACTTCAAACGAAATCGTAACGGATAAAAATTTCTTTAAAATTCAGGTAGAAGAAAAAGGTGACGTTCTTAATTATCAGGATGTTCCTTATCTGATGTCTCCATTACACAAAGATTTCAAGGCTACTTATGACTTCCACGGAAAAGAAGTAAAAGTATTTGCCAAGGAATACATTCAAAGAAAAAAAGACAGCCTTGTAGCTGAACCAAATGGTGCAGAGTATCTTCACCTGGTTTCTACAGGGAATACCGGAAGACAAAACATTTACATCAAACCGGGAGAGACAAAATCGATCAACGGAACTTTGGTAACGTTCAACAGAGCGATTGAAGGAGCTGTTGAATTCAAAAATGAAGGTGGAAAATTATTCATCAAAACTCCTGTAGATGCCAACTATATGACGATGGCAACCCAGGCAACAGGAACTACGGTGAAAGATGAGTTCCAGCCTTTGGCATTAAGAAGTTTATATACCATCAACGAGTTAAAACTTGTAGTGCCGGAAGGTCTTAAAAAAGGAAGACTGATGGCGATTGAAGGTGACAGAAAGAAGGATGCTAATGTTCCTGACATGCTTCAGATAGAGCTTCAGGGGCCAAAAACAAAACAACTTGTAGACCTTTCTGTTGAAAAAGGAAACCCGAATGCTTATAAGCAGGTAACTATGGATGGCCTAAACATCATGGTAGGATTCGGACCTAAAGTATATAACACGCCTTTCGCATTGAAGCTGGATGACTTCGTAATGGAAACATATCCGGGAAGTTCATCTCCAAGTGCTTACGAAAGCCATGTAAAAATCATTGATGAAGGTAAAGAGACTCCTTATAAAATCTATATGAACCACGTTCTAAACCATAAAGGATACCGTTTCTTCCAGTCAAGTTTTGATCCGGACAGAATGGGAACTGTTCTTTCTGTAAATCATGATTATTGGGGAACTTTAATTTCTTATATCGGATATACTCTTTTGTTCTTAGGAATGTTTGTGATTTTCTTCTGGAAAGGAACTCACTTCTGGAAACTGAATAAAATGCTGGCTGATGTCAACAAAAAGAAAGCTGCCGGAATACTTTTGCTGTTCTTAAGCTTAGGGTTAAATGCTCAGAAAATAGAAACTCACGGAACTACTGACGGAAGCAGAGAACATATCCATGTGGAAGGAGATAATCATTCTCATGCTCCGGCTCCATCTGCCCAGCCGCTTGACGGTGCTGCTCCAAAGCAGAACTCTCTGGCAACGCCAATGGGTAAGATGAGATCTATTTCTCCAGATGAAATCATTGCGAGAAATAAAATAAGCAAAGAGCATGCTGATAAATTCGGATATCTTCTGGTACAAAGTTTTGAAGGAAGAATTATTCCTATCAATACAGAAGCATTAGATGTTTTAAGAAAATTATACAAAAAAGACGAATTCAAAGGAACAGACGGAAAGTCTCTTACGGCTAACCAGTGGTTCCTTTCAATCAATACAGACACGCCAAGCTGGACAATGGTGCCTATGATCAAAGTAGGACCTAAAGGAGGTGATGAACTGAAAAATAAAACAAAGGCAGATGAAGATGGCTATACTTCACTGATGAACCTTTTCCCGGCAGATGCTAACGGAAATTTAACTTATATTCTGGAGCACGACTACAATACGGCATTCCGTAAAAAACCGGCTGAACAGACCAATTATGATAAAGAAGTAATTGCTGTAAACGAAAGAGTACAGATCTTCAATGAGTTTTTCAGCGGTCAGTTTATGAGAATTGTTCCTGTGAAAAATGATGCTAATCACACTTGGAATTCATGGTTAGACCAGAAATTCGAACCGGATATGGAATCTCAGCAGGTAATGGGTCCTTATCTTGCAGAAGCTCTTACGGCACAGAAAACAGGAGACTGGAGCAAAGCAGATACAGAATTGGCGAAGCTTTCAGAATACCAGCAGAAATGGGGTAAAGCTGTTGTTCCTGCTAAATCTAAAGTTGATCTTGAAGTATTCATGAATAAAGCAGATATCAACTTCAAATTGTTGATTTTCTACACACTTGTTGGTGGTCTTCTTTTGATCTTAGGTTTTGTTGAGTTATTCAAATCAAATAAAGTACTAAACAAAGTAATTAAAGTAATTATTGCGTTTGGTTTAGTTGGATATCTATTACATTTCTTAGGACTTGTTGCAAGATGGTATATCTCAGGACACGCTCCTTGGAGTAACGGTTATGAAGCCATTATCTTTATCTCTTGGGTAGGTATTACGGCTGGTTTAATTCTGTACAGAAATGCCAATGCATTAATTCCTGCAGCCGGATTTATGGTGGCAGTTATTATGATGGGATTTGCTCATGGAGGTTCGGCTCTTGACCCACAGATTACGCCGTTGGTTCCTGTATTGAAATCTTACTGGCTAATTGTTCACGTTGCTATTATTACCTCCAGTTATGGATTCTTTGCACTGTCGATGATCATTGCTGTAATTTCATTGGTGTTCTATATTATCTCCAATAAAGAAACCTATAAAATTCATCACGATACTACTTTAAAGGAATTGGTAATCGTTTCTGAAATGTCATTAACCATCGGATTGTTTGCACTAACAGTAGGAAACTTCTTAGGGGGAATCTGGGCAAACGAATCATGGGGAAGATACTGGAGCTGGGATCCGAAAGAAACATGGGCTTTCATTTCCATCATGGTCTATGCATTTGTACTGCACATGAGATTAGTACCTGGATTGAGAAGCAGATGGGCATTCCACGTAGCAACAATGTTTGCATTCTGCTCAATGGTAATGACGTACTTCGGAGTAAATTATTATCTAAGCGGACTTCACTCATACGCAGCAGGAGATCCGGTACCGGTACCAGCTTGGGTATATATCGGAATCTCAACAATGATTATTTTATCAGCTGTTTCTTATTGGAAGTTTAAAACTCTTACAAAGAAATAG
- a CDS encoding SPFH domain-containing protein — protein sequence MEKTLKPMSGYLTLVICLALFVAAVYFFVSGVDQSIAYVVIAMLCFLLSCFFLKGLMIIQPNHSRVLNFFGKYVGSVKENGLFFINPLYSSQKISLRSENLQGQTLKVNDKMGNPIEIAVVIVWKVGDTYKAAFDVERYSDFVKMQSEAAVRHLAMSFPYDNLEDDHAPITLREGGDKINSILEQELTDRLSKAGIVIQEARISHLAYASEIAGAMLQRQQATAIVAARTKIVEGAVGMVDLALKKLSEENIVELDDERKAAMVSNLMVVLCGEKAATPVLNAGTLYN from the coding sequence ATGGAAAAAACATTAAAACCCATGTCGGGTTATCTTACCTTAGTTATCTGCCTTGCATTATTTGTGGCAGCAGTTTATTTCTTTGTGAGCGGTGTAGATCAAAGTATAGCTTATGTGGTTATCGCAATGCTTTGCTTTCTTCTTTCGTGCTTTTTTTTAAAGGGGCTAATGATTATTCAGCCTAACCATTCAAGAGTATTAAATTTCTTTGGGAAATATGTGGGAAGTGTAAAAGAGAACGGATTGTTCTTCATCAATCCTTTGTATTCGTCACAGAAAATATCTTTACGTTCAGAGAACTTGCAAGGCCAGACTTTGAAAGTAAATGATAAAATGGGTAACCCTATTGAAATTGCGGTAGTCATCGTATGGAAAGTTGGAGATACTTATAAAGCGGCTTTTGATGTGGAGCGTTATTCGGACTTTGTAAAAATGCAGAGTGAAGCGGCGGTAAGACACTTGGCGATGAGCTTTCCTTATGATAATTTAGAAGATGATCATGCTCCGATTACGTTGAGAGAAGGAGGAGATAAAATCAATTCCATCTTGGAGCAGGAACTTACAGACCGTCTTTCGAAAGCAGGAATTGTGATTCAGGAGGCTAGAATTTCGCACTTAGCGTATGCTTCAGAAATTGCAGGAGCAATGCTCCAGAGACAACAGGCTACAGCTATTGTTGCGGCAAGAACCAAGATTGTGGAAGGGGCTGTAGGAATGGTAGACCTTGCTTTGAAAAAACTTTCAGAAGAGAATATCGTAGAGCTTGATGATGAAAGAAAAGCGGCTATGGTAAGCAATTTAATGGTGGTTCTTTGTGGTGAAAAAGCAGCGACACCAGTATTAAATGCCGGAACACTTTATAATTAA
- a CDS encoding Arc family DNA binding domain-containing protein, whose amino-acid sequence MKSEKAQNSSESKGKKSFVIRIDESTYKLLEKWANDEFRSVNGQIEYLLHQSLVDAGRKKKE is encoded by the coding sequence ATGAAATCAGAAAAAGCTCAAAACTCATCGGAAAGCAAAGGCAAAAAATCCTTTGTGATAAGAATAGACGAGTCTACTTATAAACTCCTTGAAAAGTGGGCCAATGATGAATTCAGAAGTGTGAATGGGCAGATAGAATACCTGCTGCATCAGAGCCTGGTGGATGCGGGAAGGAAAAAGAAAGAGTGA
- a CDS encoding histidine kinase yields MENSQENNSKLKKWFKRVGWAGLAFFTIKGLIWLVIFYVGADSLQSCIK; encoded by the coding sequence ATGGAAAATTCACAAGAAAATAACTCAAAGCTTAAAAAGTGGTTCAAGCGTGTGGGATGGGCAGGATTAGCTTTCTTTACCATAAAAGGCTTGATTTGGCTCGTCATATTCTACGTTGGAGCAGACAGTCTTCAGAGTTGTATAAAATAA
- a CDS encoding aldehyde dehydrogenase family protein — MSKKVKDFGIEKTLRNLGIKEENKGTSVGGKYFASGKVIESISPVDGKLIAKVKTSGESDYDKVIETAQKAFQEFRLIPAPKRGEIVRQLGLKLREYKDDLGKLVSYEMGKSLQEGLGEVQEMIDICDFAVGLSRQLQGYTMHSERPGHRMYEQYHPLGVVGVITAFNFPVAVWSWNTALAWICGNVTIWKPSEKTPLCAIACQNIMMEVIKENNLPEGVSSVLVSDHEIGQKLVDDKRVALVSFTGSTRVGRMVSSKVAERFGKSILELGGNNAIIITKEADIDMSIIGAVFGAVGTAGQRCTSTRRLIIHESVYDEVKNRLVKAYGQLKIGNPLDEKNHVGPLIDTDAVNQYEEAIKKCKKEGGKFAVEGGVLTGKDYESGCYVKPCVAEVKNSYEIVQHETFAPILYLIKYKTLEEAIAIQNDVPQGLSSAIMTQNLREAELFLSHAGSDCGIANVNIGTSGAEIGGAFGGEKETGGGRESGSDAWKYYMRRQTNTINYTAQLPLAQGIKFDL, encoded by the coding sequence ATGTCAAAAAAAGTAAAGGATTTCGGAATTGAAAAAACACTTAGAAATCTTGGTATCAAAGAAGAGAACAAAGGGACTTCAGTGGGCGGAAAATATTTCGCTTCAGGAAAGGTGATAGAAAGCATTTCTCCTGTAGACGGAAAGTTGATCGCTAAAGTAAAAACTTCCGGAGAAAGTGATTATGACAAAGTAATTGAAACTGCTCAAAAGGCATTTCAGGAATTCAGGCTGATTCCGGCTCCTAAAAGAGGAGAGATTGTAAGACAGCTGGGCTTAAAATTAAGAGAATATAAAGATGATCTTGGTAAACTTGTTTCTTATGAAATGGGTAAATCATTACAGGAAGGACTTGGTGAAGTTCAGGAGATGATAGACATCTGTGACTTTGCGGTAGGACTTTCAAGACAGCTTCAGGGGTACACGATGCACTCTGAAAGACCTGGACACAGAATGTACGAGCAATACCATCCGCTGGGAGTAGTAGGAGTTATTACTGCTTTCAACTTCCCGGTAGCTGTTTGGTCTTGGAACACTGCATTGGCTTGGATCTGTGGTAACGTTACCATCTGGAAGCCATCAGAAAAAACACCACTTTGTGCTATTGCATGCCAGAATATCATGATGGAAGTTATCAAGGAAAATAATCTTCCAGAAGGAGTTTCAAGTGTATTGGTATCAGACCACGAAATCGGACAGAAATTAGTAGATGATAAAAGAGTAGCCCTTGTATCTTTCACCGGATCTACAAGAGTAGGAAGAATGGTTTCTTCTAAAGTGGCAGAAAGATTCGGGAAATCTATCCTTGAATTAGGTGGTAACAATGCTATCATTATTACAAAAGAAGCAGATATTGACATGTCTATCATTGGAGCTGTTTTCGGAGCTGTAGGGACGGCAGGACAGAGATGTACTTCTACAAGAAGACTGATCATCCACGAAAGTGTATATGATGAAGTGAAAAACAGATTGGTAAAAGCTTACGGTCAGTTGAAAATCGGAAACCCATTGGATGAGAAAAACCATGTAGGACCGCTTATTGATACCGATGCAGTAAATCAATACGAAGAAGCCATCAAGAAATGTAAAAAAGAAGGTGGAAAATTCGCTGTTGAAGGTGGAGTTTTAACCGGAAAAGATTACGAATCCGGATGCTATGTTAAGCCTTGCGTTGCAGAAGTGAAGAACTCTTACGAAATTGTTCAGCACGAAACATTTGCACCGATCCTTTATCTGATCAAATACAAAACATTAGAAGAAGCTATTGCTATTCAGAATGATGTTCCTCAGGGATTATCTTCTGCGATCATGACCCAGAACCTAAGAGAAGCAGAATTATTCCTTTCTCATGCAGGTTCAGACTGTGGTATTGCCAACGTAAATATCGGAACTTCAGGGGCAGAAATTGGTGGAGCTTTTGGTGGAGAAAAAGAAACCGGAGGTGGAAGAGAATCTGGTTCTGATGCATGGAAGTACTACATGAGAAGACAAACTAATACTATCAATTATACTGCACAACTTCCTTTAGCACAAGGAATTAAATTTGATTTATAA
- the lat gene encoding L-lysine 6-transaminase — protein MEQTLDIKANKVKETVGRHVLADGFDFVMDIEKSHGSWLYDKLTNREYLDMFSMFASASIGYNHPYLLERSEWLGRMAVNKPTLADVYSEEYAHFLEVFERVVIPEELQYAFFIEGGTLGVENAMKACFDWKTRKNFAKGLDTEAGICIHFKQAFHGRSGYTLSLTNTSDPRKYQYFPMFNWPRILNPKLKFPITDENLEETIKNENLALLQIEEAILMNPNKVACIIIEPIQAEGGDNHFRDEFLLGLRRICDDNEILLIFDEVQTGIAITGKMWAFQHFTAKPDIISFGKKAQVCGVLANKEKFDEVPNNVFRESSRINSTFGGNFIDMLRFQLVMEVIEKENLVENARVVGDFLLESLKTLAEKYPEKISNARGRGLMCAVDLPSGEQRNALMSELYKDGLIILPCGDQSLRFRPHLNVTKEEIKLALDKIENNINKI, from the coding sequence ATGGAACAAACATTAGATATAAAAGCAAATAAAGTAAAAGAAACAGTAGGAAGACACGTTCTTGCAGACGGTTTCGATTTTGTGATGGACATTGAAAAATCTCACGGATCATGGCTTTATGATAAATTAACCAACAGAGAATATCTGGATATGTTCTCCATGTTCGCATCAGCATCCATTGGATACAATCACCCTTATCTTTTAGAAAGATCAGAATGGTTGGGAAGAATGGCGGTAAATAAACCTACTTTGGCGGACGTTTACTCAGAAGAATACGCTCATTTCCTTGAAGTATTCGAAAGAGTAGTGATTCCTGAAGAATTACAATATGCTTTCTTTATCGAAGGCGGAACTCTGGGAGTTGAAAATGCGATGAAAGCATGCTTCGACTGGAAAACCCGTAAAAACTTTGCAAAAGGATTAGACACGGAAGCAGGAATCTGCATCCACTTCAAGCAGGCTTTTCATGGAAGAAGCGGCTATACTTTGAGCTTAACCAATACTTCTGATCCAAGAAAATACCAATATTTCCCAATGTTCAACTGGCCGAGAATTTTAAATCCAAAATTAAAGTTCCCAATTACAGATGAGAACCTGGAAGAAACCATCAAAAACGAAAATCTTGCTTTACTTCAGATTGAAGAGGCTATCCTGATGAACCCTAATAAAGTGGCGTGTATCATTATAGAACCTATTCAGGCAGAAGGAGGCGACAACCATTTCAGAGACGAATTCCTTTTAGGATTAAGAAGAATCTGTGATGACAACGAAATCTTACTTATTTTTGATGAAGTTCAGACGGGGATCGCTATTACAGGAAAAATGTGGGCATTTCAGCACTTTACAGCAAAGCCGGATATTATTTCTTTCGGTAAAAAAGCTCAGGTTTGCGGTGTTTTAGCCAATAAAGAAAAGTTTGATGAAGTTCCGAATAATGTTTTCAGAGAAAGCTCAAGAATCAATTCTACATTTGGAGGAAACTTTATTGATATGCTTCGTTTCCAGTTGGTAATGGAAGTGATTGAAAAAGAAAATCTTGTGGAAAACGCAAGAGTAGTAGGCGATTTCTTATTGGAAAGTCTGAAAACCCTTGCCGAAAAATATCCTGAAAAAATTTCAAATGCAAGAGGAAGAGGTTTGATGTGTGCTGTTGACCTGCCATCAGGAGAACAGAGAAATGCCCTGATGAGTGAGCTTTACAAGGATGGATTAATCATTCTTCCATGTGGAGATCAGTCACTTCGTTTCAGACCTCATCTGAATGTGACTAAAGAAGAAATCAAGCTGGCTTTAGACAAAATTGAAAATAATATTAATAAAATTTAA
- a CDS encoding DUF2007 domain-containing protein, which produces MERSTRVSVYVSDNPSEIQLVKSKLDDAQITNTVENNYLTFTTTPTATSLKLMVDLEDEKKAFDVIDAYLQQSENQ; this is translated from the coding sequence ATGGAAAGAAGTACGAGAGTATCAGTTTATGTAAGTGATAATCCTTCAGAAATTCAGTTGGTTAAGTCTAAATTGGATGACGCTCAAATTACAAATACCGTTGAAAATAACTATCTTACGTTTACTACAACGCCTACAGCAACTTCGCTGAAGCTTATGGTAGACTTAGAAGATGAAAAAAAAGCATTTGATGTTATTGATGCTTACCTTCAACAAAGTGAAAATCAATAA
- a CDS encoding GNAT family N-acetyltransferase, with protein sequence MNPEIKLRQAEIEDRDIIWEIIQQSIERRRQDGSTQWQNGYPNLGTVESDIAKGFGHVMTVDGEIAVYAALILNDEPAYSTIEGAWLSDGEFVVVHRVAVDEKFAGQGMVKKLFDQIEEFTKSHGIQSIKVDTNHDNMAMLKILEGRGYSYCGEVLLKDGMRKAFEKIII encoded by the coding sequence ATGAATCCAGAGATTAAATTAAGACAGGCAGAAATTGAAGACAGAGACATTATTTGGGAAATTATCCAGCAATCCATAGAAAGAAGAAGACAGGACGGAAGTACCCAATGGCAGAACGGATACCCTAATCTCGGGACAGTAGAAAGTGACATTGCTAAAGGATTTGGCCACGTAATGACTGTAGACGGAGAAATTGCAGTGTATGCAGCACTTATTCTGAATGATGAACCTGCTTACAGTACTATTGAGGGAGCTTGGCTGAGTGACGGTGAATTTGTAGTAGTTCACAGAGTGGCTGTAGATGAAAAATTTGCAGGGCAGGGTATGGTGAAAAAGCTTTTTGATCAGATTGAAGAGTTTACCAAATCGCATGGTATTCAGAGTATTAAAGTGGATACCAATCATGATAATATGGCCATGCTGAAAATCCTTGAAGGAAGAGGTTACTCCTATTGTGGAGAAGTTCTTTTGAAAGACGGAATGAGAAAAGCCTTTGAGAAGATTATAATTTAG
- a CDS encoding transcriptional regulator: MHKSIEIDEKIFQDAVKFYGVVFSLPPLASKIYSYLLFDYEKVGITFDEFVDVLSASKSSVSTSISLLLNAELIVDHNKMDERKRYFFINDEYKKIRFEKIVQKMQDELKLLDDLNNFKKSKDDGYNERIEVYKALLNKNIENIQESLNKL, from the coding sequence ATGCATAAAAGTATAGAAATTGATGAAAAAATTTTTCAAGATGCCGTAAAATTCTACGGTGTCGTGTTCAGCTTACCCCCTTTAGCATCTAAAATTTATTCCTACCTTCTTTTCGACTATGAGAAAGTAGGAATTACTTTTGATGAATTTGTGGATGTACTCTCTGCCAGCAAAAGTTCCGTTTCTACCAGCATTTCGCTGCTCTTAAATGCAGAACTTATTGTAGATCACAATAAAATGGATGAGCGAAAACGGTATTTTTTCATCAATGATGAATACAAGAAAATACGATTTGAAAAAATTGTCCAGAAAATGCAGGACGAATTAAAACTATTAGATGATTTAAACAATTTTAAAAAAAGTAAAGACGATGGTTACAATGAAAGAATAGAAGTTTACAAAGCACTCTTAAATAAAAACATAGAAAATATTCAGGAATCTCTTAATAAACTATAA
- a CDS encoding efflux RND transporter periplasmic adaptor subunit: MNNKLVILSIAAFSLTACKKEAPKQDGAKPYPVVSVESKNIVGYQTFPATIQGRVNNDVRAKIQGYITQVLVDEGQYVTKGQPLFRLETNILNENAAASKAGIGAAESSIAAAQASVNAAQVEVNKLKPLVQKNIISNVQLQTAQAQLAQAQAQLQQANAAKRQAEANYKGVEANIEYSIIRAPISGVIGRLPLKVGSLVGPSDQTPLTTISDTSEIYAYFAMNEKEYFNFLEKAPGASMPEKIKNLPMVELQLANGSLYPEKGKIEAITGQIDPTTGTIQFRVAFSNAQKLLSNGNSGTIRFPQNYDNVLVVPESATYEQQGIVYVYKIEKGDTARNVVVNVIDRIDNLALIKSGVNKGERVIAAGIGGLKPGTAVKPKPIKMDSLVQSIKPKF, from the coding sequence ATGAATAATAAGCTAGTTATACTTTCCATTGCAGCGTTTTCACTGACGGCCTGCAAAAAAGAAGCCCCGAAACAGGATGGTGCCAAACCCTATCCGGTAGTTTCTGTGGAGTCAAAAAATATAGTGGGTTATCAGACGTTTCCGGCTACCATCCAGGGTAGGGTAAACAATGATGTACGTGCAAAAATACAAGGGTATATTACCCAGGTATTGGTAGATGAAGGACAATACGTTACCAAAGGACAGCCTTTGTTCCGTCTGGAAACCAATATTCTGAACGAAAATGCGGCCGCTTCCAAGGCAGGAATCGGGGCTGCGGAATCCAGTATTGCAGCGGCTCAGGCTTCTGTAAATGCAGCACAGGTTGAAGTAAACAAATTAAAACCACTGGTTCAGAAAAACATCATCAGCAATGTACAGCTGCAGACCGCTCAGGCTCAGCTGGCACAGGCACAGGCACAGTTACAGCAGGCCAATGCTGCCAAAAGACAGGCAGAAGCCAATTACAAAGGAGTAGAGGCCAACATTGAATATTCCATCATTCGTGCGCCTATTTCAGGGGTAATAGGAAGACTTCCGCTAAAAGTAGGAAGTTTGGTAGGACCGTCTGACCAGACCCCTCTTACCACAATTTCTGATACTTCAGAGATCTATGCGTACTTTGCCATGAATGAAAAGGAATACTTCAATTTCCTTGAAAAAGCACCAGGAGCTTCTATGCCTGAGAAAATCAAAAACTTACCTATGGTAGAGCTTCAGCTGGCCAATGGAAGTCTTTATCCTGAAAAAGGAAAAATTGAAGCCATCACAGGTCAGATTGATCCTACAACGGGAACCATTCAGTTCAGAGTAGCGTTCTCCAATGCTCAAAAATTATTAAGCAATGGTAACAGCGGAACCATCAGATTCCCTCAAAACTATGACAATGTATTGGTAGTTCCTGAAAGTGCCACTTACGAACAGCAGGGAATTGTTTACGTATACAAAATAGAAAAAGGAGATACTGCAAGAAACGTTGTGGTAAACGTTATTGACAGAATCGACAATTTAGCTCTTATCAAATCAGGAGTTAATAAAGGGGAAAGAGTTATTGCTGCCGGTATCGGAGGTCTGAAACCGGGAACAGCAGTGAAGCCTAAACCTATTAAAATGGATAGCCTTGTTCAATCAATAAAACCGAAATTCTAA